Genomic DNA from Coleofasciculus chthonoplastes PCC 7420:
CACTTTGTTTTATCGAGGTATTGGTTCAACCTAAGCCAATATCGAGAAGCATCATGATCACGAATCCTACTATAATCCCAATTGTGGCTTCGTGTTCGCGACCTTGATGATGGGATTCGGGGATAATTTCATCGCTAATCACAAATAGCATCGCACCCGCTGCAAATGCCATTCCCCAGGGTAAAAGTGGTTGTGCGATCGCCACACTCATAATTAACGCCGCATTCATCGGGGAAGCGCCTTGAGAAATCGCCGCATCTTTACCCGGTACAATTAATGAAAACGCCGTCGCAGCTAGCATTACGCCACCCCCGAATCCTAACGCGATCGCTTGTAATCGGTGGGTCAAGCGAATCGGTAAAAATACAGGTAACGCACCGACAAAGGTTGCGAGTCCCGCCAGCAAACTGGCGATAAAACCCGCAAGAATTGGATTCATAAGTTATTTGTCATTCGTCATTCGTCATTCGTCTTATGTCTTATGTCATTCGTCATACTCGCGCAAGCGAGAAGCAAGCTACGTCATTTGACTTAGCCAATCGAGAATTAGAGAATTAACCATCTCTGGCTTCTCATCGTGAGGACAATGACCCGCTTGGGGGATGGCAAAAAACTCGACATCCTTCTCCATTTGGCGCTGCTGCTGGTAAATCGCCGCCCCATTAATTGGTGTCCAAGGGTCATTTTCGCCCCAAAGAACTAATAGAGGACGGTTTAATTTGGGTAATAATTCCCCAGGCGCAGGACCTGCAGGACCCGTTAAGACAGATGCAAATACCTGTTGGGCACCCGGATCACAGGAGGGCTGGTAGAGTAAATCGACTAATTCTTCCGTAATCGCTTGGGGGTCACAGTAAACCTGACGCAGGGTGTTGCGAATGCGGTTTTTTTGGCGAATTCGGTTAAATAAAAACGGACCGACGGTTTTAGAACTAACCAATTTGTTAAAGGTTCCCATCACCAGCCGTAAGGGTAAATTTAACTCATCGGGACGGTGGTTTAAGCCCCCTGCACAATTAATCAAAACACCACCAACGGCAATATCCGGGTATTGGGTAACTACCATTAAACTCAATAGCGCCCCAATTGAGTTGCCAATAAATACGGTTGGTTCCTGAATATGGGCGTCCCAGAAGTCTTTGATCTGTTTCTGCCATACCTCTAAGCTGTAGTCTAAGGCAGGTTTATCTGATCCGCCGAACCCTAACAGATCAATCGCAAACACCCGATATCCCGCATCCGCTAGCACCGGGATATTCTTGCGCCAATGTCCAATGGATGCACCAAAGCCGTGAATCAATACCAAGGGTTGACCTGTTCCCTGGACGGTGTATTGAATTGAGTGACCTTGCCAAGTCCAAAGGTGCTTTTCTAAGGGGTTGTTCTGGATTCGCGGTTGGGTAATCACTGTGCTTTATGAAGTTTGTTTAAGTGTTTTGTTCTATGATACCGGGATTGAGACAGATTCTGGAAAATTTTTGCCCAGATTCCTGTTTATTGAGAATCGCCACGTTTGAATAAATGGGAACAGTTTCCCCATCAGTTCTGTCTTTAGGTTCCTTTTGTTTGTGTTTGGTATGCGTGTTATGAGTCAACTATTATTTGCGTCAAGCGGTAGGATAATCATCGCCGTCGCTGGATTCGCGATCGCCACCGCTACTCCTTCTGTTGCGAATCCTATCCCCACATCTCCCCTAGAGGTGATTCAGGGGATGGAACTTGCCCAAACTTCCTCAGTAGAAGCAGATACCGTTGAATCTTTACCTGACGCGATCGCAGAGGCTGTCTTTGAGGATATCAGCCGTCGCCATAATTTGGATACATCCCAGCTAAAAATCCTCAAAGTCGCCCGCCAAACTTGGTCTGATGGTTGTTTGGGATTAGGCGACGATCAGATTTGCACCCAGGCGCTA
This window encodes:
- a CDS encoding ZIP family metal transporter, with product MNPILAGFIASLLAGLATFVGALPVFLPIRLTHRLQAIALGFGGGVMLAATAFSLIVPGKDAAISQGASPMNAALIMSVAIAQPLLPWGMAFAAGAMLFVISDEIIPESHHQGREHEATIGIIVGFVIMMLLDIGLG
- a CDS encoding alpha/beta fold hydrolase, which produces MITQPRIQNNPLEKHLWTWQGHSIQYTVQGTGQPLVLIHGFGASIGHWRKNIPVLADAGYRVFAIDLLGFGGSDKPALDYSLEVWQKQIKDFWDAHIQEPTVFIGNSIGALLSLMVVTQYPDIAVGGVLINCAGGLNHRPDELNLPLRLVMGTFNKLVSSKTVGPFLFNRIRQKNRIRNTLRQVYCDPQAITEELVDLLYQPSCDPGAQQVFASVLTGPAGPAPGELLPKLNRPLLVLWGENDPWTPINGAAIYQQQRQMEKDVEFFAIPQAGHCPHDEKPEMVNSLILDWLSQMT